The proteins below are encoded in one region of Candidatus Saccharimonadales bacterium:
- a CDS encoding MBL fold metallo-hydrolase, producing MELMYYGANCLTLTTKNITILIDPITSEYGPDPKVAADVVLFSQLPKQSTQSNPDFVIDRPGEYEIKGVTIDAVAARLHTEEAEDKQDGVMYAISHKDLRVLICGNIHPNLSEEQVERIDGIDVLVVPVGGKGLTLDKEAASDLVRQFDPSYVVPVHYEDSRTVYPVPQDTVEAFLQEVGSSDAAREDSLKITARDASEETTFIVLQPRTK from the coding sequence ATGGAACTGATGTACTACGGCGCAAACTGCCTAACTCTTACGACCAAGAATATTACGATACTGATCGATCCGATCACTAGTGAGTACGGACCTGACCCGAAGGTAGCGGCCGACGTGGTGCTATTCTCCCAGCTACCCAAACAGTCGACCCAATCCAATCCTGACTTCGTGATCGACCGACCGGGTGAGTATGAGATTAAAGGAGTGACGATTGATGCCGTAGCAGCTCGGTTGCACACTGAAGAGGCCGAAGACAAGCAGGATGGTGTGATGTATGCAATCTCGCACAAAGATCTACGTGTCTTAATCTGTGGTAATATTCATCCGAATTTAAGTGAAGAGCAGGTAGAACGTATCGATGGGATCGATGTCTTGGTCGTTCCGGTCGGTGGTAAGGGTCTAACCTTAGATAAGGAAGCTGCCTCCGATTTGGTCCGTCAGTTTGACCCCAGCTATGTAGTGCCGGTGCACTACGAGGATTCACGCACTGTATATCCAGTGCCACAGGATACGGTCGAGGCTTTCTTGCAAGAGGTAGGTTCTAGTGATGCCGCCAGGGAAGATAGCCTTAAGATCACCGCGCGGGATGCTTCGGAAGAGACCACCTTCATCGTTCTGCAGCCGCGCACTAAGTAA
- the rplT gene encoding 50S ribosomal protein L20: protein MRIKRGVTARKRHKKLLKAAKGMQHARTSSPRMARQGVQKAMQYQYRDRRNRKRDFRRLWITRINAGARENGVSYSVLIKQLDTAGIQLDRKVLAELAANQPTTFSAVVEAAKKAA from the coding sequence ATGAGAATTAAGCGCGGTGTTACCGCTCGTAAACGCCATAAAAAGCTACTTAAAGCCGCGAAAGGCATGCAGCACGCTCGCACCTCCAGCCCACGAATGGCTCGCCAAGGCGTGCAGAAGGCGATGCAGTACCAGTATCGTGACCGTCGTAACCGCAAGCGTGACTTCCGTCGCCTCTGGATTACCCGCATTAACGCCGGCGCCCGCGAGAATGGCGTTAGCTACAGCGTTCTAATCAAACAGTTAGATACGGCCGGCATCCAGCTCGACCGTAAAGTGTTAGCCGAGTTAGCCGCTAACCAACCGACCACTTTCTCCGCCGTGGTTGAAGCTGCCAAAAAAGCCGCTTAG
- a CDS encoding MurT ligase domain-containing protein: MLRLLVIWIGKTVLVLSRLRRGGSALPGLVVERLYPKFIHSLRPHFQTVILVTGTNGKTTTTKMLQEILRCKYNTIVHNQAGSNMSRGIISATLAALDWRGELSAEVGLFEVDEGFAAHLSTALQPEVMVVLNLHRDQLDRYGELERVADLLVEAAAHAKHTVINYDDPRLRNSFQLDSVSGAAAASNVREQVPSDEALYLDDEPTEPDYTAAEVFIEDNANQDAAQAVSFRINQRSYSASLQIPGVFNIYNAALALAVSELLEIDTARAVAALGEVKPAFGRTEEITIGDKTLQILLVKNPSGFNQVIASFLSVEPLPTMIAINDNYADGRDVSWLWDVRIESWAEADTQPIITSGSRGYDMALRLQYADIPSRAMPSLRAALDELLAEVPPGGRGYIVPTYTAMLELRKLIGRRTEIGAWE; this comes from the coding sequence ATGTTGCGATTATTAGTCATTTGGATAGGGAAGACGGTCTTAGTTTTAAGTCGGCTGCGCCGGGGCGGCTCGGCCTTACCTGGCCTGGTAGTCGAGCGTCTCTACCCAAAATTTATTCATTCTCTGCGGCCTCACTTTCAAACGGTGATACTTGTAACGGGTACTAACGGCAAGACTACGACCACTAAAATGTTGCAAGAAATACTACGTTGTAAATACAACACAATTGTCCACAATCAGGCCGGTAGCAATATGTCGCGGGGGATCATCTCGGCCACTCTAGCAGCGCTGGACTGGCGGGGTGAACTGAGCGCCGAGGTCGGACTATTTGAGGTCGATGAGGGTTTTGCAGCGCACCTATCGACAGCTCTTCAGCCTGAAGTAATGGTGGTCTTAAACCTACATCGTGATCAGCTGGACCGTTACGGCGAGTTGGAGCGCGTAGCCGATCTACTGGTTGAGGCGGCTGCTCACGCTAAACACACCGTAATTAATTATGACGATCCGCGCCTGCGGAACTCGTTTCAACTAGACAGTGTAAGTGGGGCAGCCGCTGCCAGTAACGTTCGGGAGCAGGTGCCAAGCGACGAAGCACTCTATCTAGATGATGAACCGACGGAGCCTGACTACACGGCGGCTGAAGTATTTATCGAGGACAACGCTAATCAGGACGCCGCGCAGGCAGTATCCTTTCGTATCAATCAGCGCAGCTATTCGGCTAGTCTGCAGATACCAGGGGTATTTAACATTTATAACGCGGCCTTAGCTTTAGCGGTTTCCGAGCTACTAGAGATAGATACCGCACGTGCCGTAGCTGCGCTGGGTGAGGTAAAGCCGGCTTTCGGTCGGACGGAAGAGATTACGATCGGGGATAAAACATTGCAGATTCTACTAGTGAAGAATCCCAGCGGCTTTAACCAAGTTATAGCCAGCTTTTTAAGTGTAGAGCCACTACCGACTATGATAGCTATTAACGATAACTATGCCGATGGACGGGACGTATCGTGGCTGTGGGACGTGCGGATCGAGAGCTGGGCGGAAGCCGATACTCAGCCGATCATCACTAGTGGTAGCCGGGGTTATGACATGGCTTTACGGCTGCAGTACGCTGATATCCCTAGTAGGGCGATGCCGAGTTTAAGAGCGGCACTGGATGAACTGCTGGCGGAAGTTCCCCCTGGTGGGCGTGGCTATATCGTCCCCACCTATACGGCTATGTTAGAGTTGCGCAAACTAATCGGTCGGCGTACCGAGATCGGAGCTTGGGAGTGA
- the miaA gene encoding tRNA (adenosine(37)-N6)-dimethylallyltransferase MiaA: protein MSKPPKLVAIVGETASGKSAIALELARRHNGEIINADSWQVYREMDIGTAKPSSVEQSEVPHHLIDIVAPDQDFTAAVYKELAQTAISEVVERGKLPILVGGTGLYIDCVLFDYSFMPPGKAGERASLQAKSIPELLKQIEVAGYDLTAVDIRNKRRLIRLIETRGQTPKRTPLRKNTLVVGVHIPRAQLRKNIESRVEVMLRRGLKHEVRELAEKYGWEVEAMRGIGYREWQAYFESNQSNQETRRRIIKATLDLAKRQRTWFKRNRDIIWVSEVDEADRFVEKFLDTV, encoded by the coding sequence GTGAGTAAGCCACCGAAGCTAGTTGCCATTGTAGGGGAGACGGCCAGTGGAAAGTCGGCCATAGCGCTTGAGCTGGCCCGGCGTCATAATGGCGAGATTATTAACGCTGATTCTTGGCAGGTTTACCGCGAGATGGACATCGGTACGGCTAAGCCTTCTAGCGTGGAACAGAGCGAAGTGCCCCATCATTTAATCGATATCGTCGCTCCCGATCAGGACTTTACGGCGGCGGTGTATAAGGAGTTAGCTCAGACGGCCATAAGTGAAGTGGTAGAGCGGGGCAAGCTACCGATCTTAGTCGGCGGTACTGGTCTGTATATCGACTGCGTGTTGTTTGATTACTCCTTTATGCCACCGGGTAAGGCCGGGGAGCGGGCTAGCCTGCAGGCGAAATCGATTCCCGAGCTGCTCAAGCAGATCGAGGTCGCGGGTTACGACTTAACCGCGGTCGATATCCGCAATAAGCGCCGCTTGATTCGGCTAATCGAGACGCGTGGCCAGACACCAAAGCGTACTCCACTGCGGAAAAACACTCTAGTAGTAGGAGTGCATATACCCCGCGCCCAGCTGCGGAAGAATATCGAGAGCCGGGTAGAAGTCATGCTTCGGCGTGGACTAAAGCATGAGGTGCGGGAGTTGGCGGAGAAGTACGGCTGGGAAGTGGAGGCGATGAGAGGTATCGGTTACCGGGAGTGGCAGGCCTATTTCGAGAGTAATCAGAGTAATCAAGAGACCCGTCGCCGCATCATCAAGGCGACGCTTGATTTAGCTAAGAGACAGCGGACTTGGTTCAAGCGTAATCGCGACATTATCTGGGTGAGTGAGGTGGATGAAGCAGATCGGTTCGTCGAAAAGTTTCTCGACACGGTATAA
- a CDS encoding glutamine amidotransferase, with product MKKIVLAHLYPREMNIYGDWGNIVALTKRLEWRDYEVVYEPIGLGAEYDFSRADIVFGGGGQDRGQVAVADDLQRHREAIHVAAEQGTVFLLVCGLYQLFGHMFTTIEGAELPGIGLFDAETVGSSERLIGNVVVQTPWGEVVGFENHSGKTTLAPEQSALGRVVQGHGNNGEDGFEGAVVHNVFGTYLHGSLLPKNPDFTDELLRRALERRGDKLVITDKIDDSLAERAAAVAKRRPQ from the coding sequence GTGAAGAAGATAGTGCTTGCCCATCTCTACCCCAGGGAGATGAATATCTATGGTGATTGGGGCAATATAGTAGCTCTTACTAAACGGCTCGAGTGGCGCGACTATGAAGTGGTGTATGAGCCGATCGGTCTAGGTGCAGAGTATGACTTCTCCCGAGCCGATATCGTATTCGGAGGTGGCGGTCAGGATCGCGGCCAAGTAGCGGTGGCCGATGATTTGCAGCGTCACCGGGAGGCGATTCATGTCGCGGCCGAACAGGGTACGGTATTTTTGCTAGTCTGCGGCTTGTATCAGCTCTTTGGTCATATGTTCACTACCATAGAAGGGGCCGAACTACCGGGCATCGGGTTATTTGATGCTGAGACGGTCGGCTCTAGTGAGCGCTTAATCGGTAATGTAGTAGTGCAGACGCCGTGGGGTGAGGTGGTTGGGTTTGAGAACCATAGTGGCAAGACGACCTTAGCTCCAGAGCAGAGCGCTCTAGGCCGGGTAGTGCAGGGACACGGGAACAACGGTGAGGATGGCTTCGAGGGAGCAGTGGTACATAATGTGTTCGGCACCTATCTACATGGATCATTACTGCCTAAGAACCCTGACTTTACTGACGAGCTGCTGCGTCGTGCATTGGAGCGCCGAGGTGATAAGTTAGTTATTACTGATAAGATCGATGATAGTCTAGCGGAGCGAGCGGCGGCCGTCGCTAAACGCCGACCACAGTAG
- the rpmI gene encoding 50S ribosomal protein L35 — protein MPKLKVHKGASKRIKKTGTGKLRHRRAFRSHMLSKKRNSRKRNFTREFGFGDGDKANVKKMLGGK, from the coding sequence ATGCCCAAGCTGAAAGTACATAAAGGCGCTAGCAAGCGAATTAAGAAAACCGGTACCGGTAAGCTACGACACCGCCGAGCTTTTCGATCGCACATGCTAAGCAAGAAGCGTAATTCCCGTAAGCGTAACTTTACGCGTGAATTCGGCTTTGGCGATGGCGACAAGGCAAATGTTAAAAAGATGCTCGGAGGTAAATAA
- a CDS encoding DUF4446 family protein, with translation MLEPYFFAIVIATAAAALALLGLWRQAKLHRRIEKLFAGLNDDGNLEETIEQYFAEVKTTRDKLSGLQQNYQHLSQIAATSLQKTAIVRFNPFKHTGGDQSFTLALLDNHDSGFILTSIHSREGTRVYIKPIRYGSSDHTLSREEQSALDNAKSTKSPKE, from the coding sequence ATGCTAGAACCTTATTTCTTCGCTATCGTCATCGCTACTGCTGCTGCCGCTCTCGCCCTCTTAGGACTGTGGCGGCAAGCAAAGCTCCACCGCCGCATAGAAAAACTATTCGCCGGACTCAATGATGACGGCAACCTAGAGGAAACGATCGAGCAGTACTTTGCTGAGGTTAAGACTACCCGAGATAAACTCAGCGGCCTACAGCAGAACTACCAGCACCTCTCCCAGATTGCGGCCACCAGTTTGCAAAAAACCGCCATCGTCCGCTTCAATCCGTTTAAGCACACCGGTGGTGATCAGAGCTTTACCCTGGCACTGCTCGATAACCATGACAGCGGCTTTATCCTTACCAGCATCCACTCTCGGGAAGGAACCCGCGTCTACATCAAGCCGATTCGCTACGGGTCGAGCGATCATACGCTTTCTCGCGAGGAGCAGTCCGCGCTCGATAACGCTAAGAGTACGAAGAGCCCTAAGGAGTAG
- a CDS encoding ribonuclease HI family protein, with the protein MSAAKPTHTKRETVALAALQQGIAIIKKGHHIYGLHPDGSKELISKSRESKDVWRDALTALQSRQNIEPALNKNSVTTENSVENTTKLRIYSDGGSRGNPGPSASGFVILTENEDKLLEQGGQYLGITTNNQAEYQAVKHALEAARKFKPTAIDFCMDSLLVANQLNGIFKVKNKELWPVYNSIKVLAEEIGNVTFRHVYREHNTLADEQVNIILDEEAKLQNG; encoded by the coding sequence ATGTCAGCCGCAAAACCAACACATACCAAACGGGAAACGGTCGCACTAGCGGCCTTGCAGCAGGGGATAGCCATCATCAAAAAAGGCCACCACATCTATGGCCTGCATCCGGATGGATCGAAAGAGCTTATATCAAAAAGCCGTGAGAGTAAGGATGTTTGGCGTGATGCTCTAACGGCTTTACAGTCCCGACAAAATATTGAGCCCGCTTTAAATAAAAATTCAGTTACTACTGAAAACAGTGTAGAAAATACTACGAAACTTAGAATTTATTCCGATGGTGGTTCTCGCGGAAACCCCGGTCCGTCGGCTAGCGGCTTCGTCATCTTAACTGAAAATGAGGACAAGCTCCTAGAGCAGGGCGGCCAGTATCTCGGTATAACTACTAACAATCAGGCCGAATACCAAGCAGTCAAACACGCCCTGGAGGCTGCTCGGAAGTTTAAGCCCACTGCTATCGACTTCTGTATGGATAGTTTACTAGTAGCTAACCAGTTAAATGGCATATTCAAGGTGAAAAATAAGGAATTATGGCCGGTATATAATTCGATCAAGGTGTTGGCCGAGGAGATCGGGAATGTGACTTTCAGGCATGTATACCGCGAACATAACACCTTAGCTGATGAGCAGGTGAACATCATTCTAGACGAAGAAGCTAAGTTGCAAAACGGCTAG
- a CDS encoding site-2 protease family protein: MDIGVIGEIITIIAILAVSITTHEFMHGFIADRLGDDTARLSGRLTLNPLKHVDPFLTVAMPLFLHLAGLPPFGAAKPVPFNPSRLRNGETGMVMVSLAGPLTNLVLALLGGAVVRLMGAPSVAFDVMMLFVIVNLAFFIFNLIPFPPLDGSRALYVLAPEPVRQLMRTIESTGLLGVAVFIMVGFRFIGPFMGSAIGILTEVITGVRLTY; encoded by the coding sequence ATGGATATTGGAGTTATAGGGGAGATTATTACGATTATCGCTATCTTAGCGGTGTCGATCACCACGCACGAGTTTATGCACGGCTTCATAGCCGATCGGCTCGGGGATGATACGGCTCGGCTGAGCGGCCGACTGACACTTAATCCGTTAAAGCACGTCGATCCTTTCTTGACGGTAGCGATGCCATTATTCCTGCATTTAGCCGGCTTACCCCCGTTTGGAGCGGCTAAGCCGGTGCCGTTTAATCCTAGCCGGCTGCGTAACGGGGAGACCGGGATGGTGATGGTATCGCTCGCTGGGCCATTGACTAACTTGGTATTAGCGTTGCTGGGCGGGGCGGTCGTGCGCCTGATGGGAGCGCCCAGCGTAGCATTTGATGTAATGATGCTGTTCGTCATCGTCAACCTCGCCTTCTTCATTTTCAATCTAATCCCGTTTCCACCGCTGGACGGCTCTCGAGCACTTTACGTTTTAGCTCCGGAACCGGTTCGCCAGCTGATGCGCACGATCGAGAGTACCGGGCTTCTGGGAGTGGCGGTATTCATTATGGTTGGATTTCGCTTTATAGGGCCGTTTATGGGTTCGGCAATCGGTATATTAACAGAGGTCATTACCGGAGTTAGGCTAACCTATTAG
- the infC gene encoding translation initiation factor IF-3: MTEELKESLIKKPRLNQQIKAPEVRLIDAEGKQLGVVSSQEALAQAQAAGYDLVEMSPQAKPPVVRMVDWGKYQYEKTKQEQQARRKQKTHDMKQMRFGLKIGQHDLDVKLGQVRKFLERGHKVKLTVRFRGREIIHPELGDELLQTMVESLSDVAVVDQEPSLTGKQLNMVIRKK; this comes from the coding sequence TTGACGGAAGAGCTTAAGGAGTCCTTGATCAAAAAACCACGCTTAAACCAGCAGATAAAAGCACCTGAGGTGCGTTTAATCGATGCCGAAGGGAAACAGCTCGGTGTAGTTAGCTCTCAAGAAGCACTGGCGCAAGCGCAAGCAGCTGGATACGATCTGGTAGAGATGTCGCCGCAGGCAAAACCACCGGTCGTCCGCATGGTAGATTGGGGCAAGTACCAGTACGAGAAAACCAAGCAGGAACAGCAGGCTCGTCGTAAGCAGAAGACGCACGACATGAAGCAGATGCGTTTCGGGCTCAAGATCGGACAACACGATCTCGATGTCAAACTGGGACAGGTACGTAAGTTCTTAGAGCGTGGACACAAGGTCAAGCTGACCGTACGTTTCCGTGGTCGAGAGATCATTCACCCAGAATTGGGCGATGAACTGCTCCAAACTATGGTAGAATCTCTCAGTGATGTGGCGGTAGTAGATCAAGAACCCTCACTCACAGGCAAACAACTTAATATGGTTATCAGGAAGAAATAA
- a CDS encoding polymer-forming cytoskeletal protein has protein sequence MAKKSYTPANLADTVIAHDLRIKGDLTSDNDIWIDGQVEGNVTTHGNLSIGANGTITGDLIAHQVRVAGTVIGNIQAEGTLSCGDTAQITGSLQAGDLAVSSGAVIRGEVNVTSILASDEEE, from the coding sequence ATGGCTAAGAAATCATATACCCCGGCGAATTTAGCCGACACCGTCATCGCCCATGACCTGCGAATTAAAGGCGATCTCACTAGTGACAACGATATCTGGATCGACGGTCAGGTAGAGGGCAATGTCACCACGCACGGCAACTTAAGTATCGGAGCTAACGGCACCATTACCGGCGACTTAATCGCTCACCAGGTCCGAGTCGCCGGTACCGTCATCGGCAACATTCAGGCCGAAGGCACTCTAAGCTGTGGCGATACCGCCCAGATTACTGGCAGTCTCCAGGCCGGTGATCTAGCCGTCAGTAGCGGGGCAGTCATTCGGGGCGAAGTAAACGTGACCTCTATCCTGGCCTCCGACGAAGAGGAGTAG
- the rpmB gene encoding 50S ribosomal protein L28, translating to MAYKCEITGKGKQFGNNVSFSQRKTKKVWKPNLHKQTFLLDGKKVTMKISAQGLRTLKKHGRYQPLAARTSPDA from the coding sequence ATGGCCTACAAATGTGAAATCACCGGCAAAGGTAAGCAGTTCGGTAACAACGTCAGCTTTTCCCAGCGCAAAACCAAGAAAGTTTGGAAACCTAACCTGCACAAGCAGACCTTCCTACTCGATGGTAAGAAAGTCACGATGAAAATCAGTGCTCAGGGGCTACGCACACTGAAGAAACACGGCCGCTACCAACCGCTCGCCGCTCGCACTAGCCCAGACGCCTAA
- a CDS encoding transcriptional regulator — translation MFYNNPNRSFYVREITRKIDEQINSVRRELANLLTIGIIKSDSSGNRLYYEVNQKHPHYDALHAMFTKVNAQKDSTLASNDATAGFKALGSVEYAALSGVFTRDQLSPVDVLIVGDVNRNKLEKLIKELEGEEGQELRYTVLSREQYDYRRNLNDRFLTSALDAKQTVLIDKLNVTEEPAKTKTTKKSKKTT, via the coding sequence TTGTTCTACAACAACCCGAATCGGAGTTTTTACGTCCGAGAGATAACCCGTAAGATCGACGAGCAGATTAATTCGGTGCGGCGGGAACTAGCTAATCTTCTGACTATCGGCATCATTAAATCTGACTCCAGCGGCAACCGGCTGTATTATGAGGTAAACCAAAAGCACCCTCACTACGATGCGCTACACGCCATGTTTACTAAGGTCAACGCTCAGAAAGATTCGACTCTCGCCAGTAACGACGCGACGGCCGGTTTCAAGGCGCTAGGTAGTGTCGAGTATGCCGCTCTCAGCGGAGTGTTTACGCGAGATCAGCTCTCACCGGTAGATGTTTTAATTGTCGGCGATGTGAACCGCAATAAGTTGGAGAAGCTGATCAAGGAGCTCGAAGGTGAAGAGGGTCAGGAGTTACGTTATACTGTCTTGAGCCGAGAGCAGTACGACTACCGTCGTAACCTTAACGATCGCTTTTTAACTTCAGCGCTCGATGCCAAGCAGACGGTATTGATCGATAAGCTGAATGTGACCGAGGAGCCGGCTAAGACTAAGACGACTAAAAAATCTAAGAAAACGACCTAA
- a CDS encoding MGMT family protein — MTNDSFKLAVYALVAQIPAGRVMTYGQLAALSSHPRAARVVGQIAHFGPEELPWHRVVNKSGQLAATYSFGGRSGQRQHLEAEGVAVDENDRVDVNGLIWWPLAATETAEVECE, encoded by the coding sequence ATGACGAACGATAGTTTCAAACTAGCTGTCTATGCGTTAGTAGCGCAGATTCCGGCCGGTCGCGTGATGACCTATGGTCAGCTGGCGGCTCTTAGCTCTCACCCTAGAGCAGCCCGGGTAGTGGGGCAGATAGCCCATTTTGGACCGGAGGAGCTGCCTTGGCATCGGGTGGTAAATAAATCAGGTCAACTGGCGGCTACCTATAGTTTCGGCGGTCGGTCCGGGCAGCGCCAGCACCTAGAGGCCGAAGGAGTGGCGGTGGATGAGAACGATAGGGTAGATGTGAACGGTCTGATCTGGTGGCCCTTAGCAGCTACCGAAACTGCGGAGGTTGAATGTGAGTAA
- a CDS encoding diacylglycerol kinase family protein — protein MYYYIVNPSSGDRSFESIQAKLQAKVRQLDIDGEFAKTLDADDAARITQAALRQGAQTIVVVGGDRTVNEVITAVNESSKSSISVGVIPIGHTNTLAQQIGIRDWNHAVELLAARRLRSFRLIHINDHSFIHSCVLESTNDSTAEALIEVDGAYRIRGPILQAQISNTRLHNPSLSNELFVQLATQNSETGRLQRWLKRETPRPALLSQLHARVIVLEFPHPYRAVVDGREIIDTQFRIRLSEKPIHIITAKYDSNGSPQN, from the coding sequence ATGTACTACTACATCGTCAATCCCAGTTCGGGCGACAGGAGCTTTGAATCGATCCAGGCCAAGCTTCAGGCCAAGGTACGCCAGCTCGACATCGACGGAGAGTTTGCCAAAACCCTCGATGCCGATGATGCAGCCCGTATCACCCAAGCGGCCCTGCGCCAGGGCGCCCAGACTATCGTAGTGGTCGGCGGAGACAGAACCGTCAACGAAGTCATAACTGCCGTGAACGAGTCCAGTAAGTCCTCGATCTCGGTGGGTGTTATCCCTATCGGTCACACCAATACGCTTGCCCAACAGATCGGCATTCGCGATTGGAATCATGCCGTTGAGCTCTTAGCCGCTCGACGCCTCCGGAGCTTCCGGCTGATACATATTAACGATCACAGTTTCATTCACTCCTGTGTTCTGGAGTCGACTAACGATTCTACTGCTGAGGCCTTGATCGAGGTCGATGGTGCTTACCGCATCCGTGGCCCAATCCTGCAGGCGCAAATCAGCAATACCCGGCTACATAATCCCAGTTTGAGCAACGAGCTATTCGTCCAGTTAGCTACCCAAAACTCTGAGACCGGTCGGCTCCAGCGCTGGCTCAAGCGTGAGACACCCCGACCAGCGCTACTTTCGCAGCTCCATGCTCGGGTAATAGTCCTGGAGTTCCCCCATCCCTACCGCGCCGTAGTAGATGGGCGCGAAATAATCGACACTCAGTTTCGGATTCGCCTCTCGGAAAAACCGATTCACATTATCACCGCCAAATACGACAGTAACGGCAGCCCGCAAAACTAG
- a CDS encoding peptidoglycan recognition family protein, with translation MTRFIDETKWRQLATQEDWYLQLEPDYRALLQTAERSDAATKEKIKSEIYSLTEELLADGTLYIGREGEDFDQERAELDTVVIHHTSSAAGMSLARLNAIHLLRLYAAHYAHPPAAESQIKGRPIYSGHFKADRPVFYAYHWLIREDGSCERLLEDNEIGWHAGNWQVNCRSVAVCFDADLSQARPSVAALQSVADLLQTNYPSCQLVGHREVNPQTDCPGELFLSDWKRQLEAHK, from the coding sequence ATGACTCGATTTATTGACGAAACTAAATGGCGGCAATTAGCCACTCAGGAAGACTGGTATCTACAGCTGGAGCCTGATTATCGAGCACTACTGCAGACGGCCGAACGCTCCGATGCCGCTACGAAAGAAAAGATTAAGTCGGAAATTTACTCCCTGACGGAAGAGCTGCTGGCCGACGGCACTCTGTATATCGGTCGGGAGGGCGAAGACTTCGATCAGGAACGAGCTGAGCTAGATACAGTAGTAATCCATCATACCAGTAGTGCAGCTGGGATGAGCCTGGCTCGCTTAAATGCCATTCATCTATTGCGGCTCTATGCGGCCCATTATGCTCATCCACCCGCTGCAGAGTCCCAGATAAAGGGCCGGCCTATCTATTCCGGTCACTTTAAGGCCGATCGGCCGGTCTTCTACGCTTATCATTGGTTAATTCGAGAAGATGGAAGCTGCGAACGCCTACTGGAGGATAACGAGATCGGCTGGCATGCCGGTAACTGGCAGGTTAACTGCCGTAGCGTGGCGGTCTGCTTCGATGCCGATCTCAGTCAGGCTCGGCCGTCTGTAGCCGCCCTCCAGTCTGTGGCAGATCTTTTACAAACTAACTATCCCAGCTGCCAGCTAGTGGGACATCGGGAAGTGAATCCGCAGACCGACTGCCCTGGGGAGCTTTTCCTGTCCGACTGGAAGCGGCAGTTAGAGGCGCATAAATGA